From Acropora muricata isolate sample 2 chromosome 14, ASM3666990v1, whole genome shotgun sequence, one genomic window encodes:
- the LOC136897636 gene encoding uncharacterized protein, with amino-acid sequence MHSNVSYNGLPVENNEYHEVFEVLNNLGMADLKQTFQEHCIQDQTLNFVESEDEFKSLLKEIGIPVGRCIPIIKSWGKRHRGQEQIRMLPKVTTAEKYSQASIETANTYAQTDDFSLNDAHDNKFISSATEMNLASQQELINQHTTQLPGEISVNGLPSGPLNSQPPVSYGVQQVDPFFAPPMWPNIAHYPDYQGYSTFFQPPVTSVPSSMAVSDGFSSHHNAVYNHDVLDVNQGSKAIISRHESVQNTPQHQRMTSSIPKDIVDEREDLAIEQSLKDCETTELKHSYASALWQEFRQDGPRRYTSNSEKLSIDTQSTKQHKRIQPTPVSHPSPRPTQSPRTVLSEKVESSNFTRCDDISVESGAMRLSSSMQTIGPKTLEGYLDALPETKEYKEAMQSRNPPKGWKPLEGRNMSTLKRASFKPMYRDAEGRMRHGVSVKGSDKSLECFKHTEGKAPASCTFAHSRLGDTLQFICVKCTYERNRTDWCSEKIKHKQYIYNLGSFKNLEGGTWKKSS; translated from the exons ATGCATTCAAATGTGAGTTATAACGGCCTTCCTGTTGAGAACAATGAGTACCATGAGGTTTTTGAAGTTCTGAATAATCTAGGAATGGCCGACTTGAAACAGACCTTTCAGGAACATTGTATACAG GACCAGACGTTAAACTTTGTTGAATCTGAAGATGAATTTAAATCACTCCTCAAA GAGATTGGTATTCCAGTTGGGCGGTGTATTCCAATTATAAAATCATGGGGCAAACGACATAGAGGTCAAG AACAAATAAGAATGCTGCCGAAGGTAACTACAGCAGAAAAATACTCACAGGCTTCGATAGAAACTGCCAATACTTATGCCCAAACTGATGATTTCAGCCTTAATGATGCCCACGATAACAAATTTATCAGCAGTGCTACAGAAATGAACTTGGCATCACAACAAGAACTCATAAATCAACATACTACTCAGCTACCTGGAGAGATAAGTGTCAATGGACTACCTAGTGGACCATTAAACAGTCAGCCTCCTGTCTCATATGGTGTACAACAAGTGGACCCTTTTTTTGCCCCACCGATGTGGCCTAATATAGCCCATTACCCAGACTATCAAGGCTATAGCACCTTTTTCCAACCACCAGTTACAAGTGTGCCTTCAAGCATGGCAGTTTCAGACGGTTTTTCCAGTCATCATAATGCCGTTTATAATCATGATGTACTTGATGTGAACCAGGGCTCAAAAGCAATAATATCAAGACATGAATCAGTTCAGAACACTCCTCAACATCAGAGAATGACCTCAAGCATACCCAAGGATATTGTTGACGAGAGGGAAGATTTAGCAATAGAACAGTCATTGAAAGACTGTGAAACCACTGAGTTAAAGCATTCTTATGCCTCTGCTCTGTGGCAAG AGTTTAGGCAAGATGGTCCGCGCCGTTACACCTCGAACTCGGAAAAACTTAGTATTGATACTCAATCCACCAAACAACACAAACGGATTCAACCTACACCGGTTAGCCACCCATCACCCCGCCCGACTCAGTCTCCAAGGACAGTGCTGTCAGAAAAGGTTGAAAGCAGTAACTTCACAAGATGCGACGATATCTCAGTGGAGAGCGGAGCGATGCGGTTGTCCTCGAGTATGCAAACTATTGGACCGAAAACGCTGGAAGGTTATCTTGATGCTTTacctgaaacaaaagaatataaaGAGGCAATGCAGAGTCGGAACCCGCCCAAAGGATGGAAGCCACTAGAAGGCAGAAATATGTCGACACTAAAAAGAGCTTCTTTTAAGCCGATGTACAGGGATGCGGAAGGCAGAATGCGACATGGTGTTTCTGTAAAGGGGTCAGATAAATCCCTGGAGTGCTTTAAACACACGGAAGGAAAAGCTCCTGCGAGCTGCACATTTGCACATTCGCGGCTTGGGGATACGCTGCAGTTCATATGTGTCAAGTGCACTTACGAACGAAATAGAACTGATTGGTGCTCTGAGAAGATCAAACATAAacagtatatatataacttgggATCGTTTAAGAATTTAGAGGGTGGGACCTGGAAGAAGTCATCTTGA
- the LOC136897638 gene encoding delta(3,5)-Delta(2,4)-dienoyl-CoA isomerase, mitochondrial-like, with protein MFFGLNVGRVLKTGACAANTRLAFKPRQVLPALCKSAVLNSKARMNSTGSYSFETLAVSKPHEHVIHVELNRPEKRNAMNKAFWREMVECFKQIADDSNCRAVVLTGAGKIFTAGLDLREMGGDLMNSGQDPSRRAFYLRKFILSLQKSFQVIEECPQPVIAAVHSGCLGGGIDMICSCDIRLCSADAWFQVKEIDLGLAADLGTLQKFPKIVGNDSLARELCYTGRSFTSQEALNLGFVSRICSDRESLVKEAVELATEISKKSPVAMAGIKHNLNFTREHSPKAGMEYMATWNMAMLQSEDILKAVQAGMTNEEATFSKL; from the exons atgttttttggCTTAAACGTTGGAAGAG TTTTGAAAACTGGAGCTTGCGCTGCAAACACACGTCTAGCATTCAAACCAAGACAAGTTTTGCCAGCATTGTGCAAAAGTGCAGTGCTGAACTCAAAGGCAAGAATGAATAGTACAGGAAGCTACTCATTTGAAACACTTGCAGTGTCCAAGCCTCATGAACACGTCATTCATGTAGAGCTCAACAGACCAGagaaaagaaatgcaatgaATAAGGCTTTTTGGAG agAGATGGTTGAGTGTTTTAAACAAATAGCTGATGATTCCAACTGCAGAGCAGTGGTGTTAACAGGAGCTGGGAAAATTTTTACAGCAG GTTTGGATCTCAGGGAAATGGGTGGTGATCTTATGAATTCCGGTCAGGATCCTTCAAGAAGAGCATTCTATTTGAGGAAGTTTATCTTGTCACTTCAAAAGTCATTTCAGGTTATTGAAGAATGTCCCCAGCCTGTGATAGCAGCTGTCCATTCAGGATGCTTGGGTGGAGGAATTGATATGATCTGTTCATGTGATATCCGTCTGTGTTCTGCAGATGCATGGTTTCAAGTGAAG GAAATTGACCTTGGTCTAGCTGCTGATCTTGGTACACTGCAAAAGTTTCCAAAAATCGTTGGAAACGACAG tCTTGCAAGGGAGCTTTGTTATACTGGCCGAAGCTTTACATCTCAGGAAGCTTTGAACCTGGGATTTGTGAG TCGCATCTGCTCGGACCGTGAGAGTCTTGTAAAGGAAGCTGTTGAGCTTGCCACCGAAATATCCAAGAAAAGTCCTGTTGCAATGGCAGGAATCAAACATAATCTTAACTTTACGAGAGAACATTCACCCAAAGCTGGAATGGAATACATG GCAACCTGGAATATGGCAATGCTGCAATCCGAAGATATACTGAAAGCTGTTCAAGCAGGGATGACTAATGAAGAAGCTACTTTTTCAAAGCTTTAA
- the LOC136897639 gene encoding uncharacterized protein, whose amino-acid sequence MADELKESPKNLIRILAFGDSLTTGNTGGDENLALDKPYTIHLSKLLYENHPGIEFEVDNKGIYGELVCGEMTSRLPNLLKECGPYDVVIILGGTNDIIEPKQGLENALFEGIKMLHSRVKGHGAKCIALTIPETDFYFHDLGKRGLSWVKAEGERIRLEVNENLRKYVDQGDSSVILCDLEKKFPQQSLSKEDLGKFWSDGLHFTEEGYEKMARIIYQDMKQFFLSDIIFLNKV is encoded by the coding sequence ATGGCGGACGAACTAAAGGAATCCCCCAAGAATTTGATTAGAATTTTAGCTTTCGGAGATAGCCTCACAACGGGAAATACCGGAGGCGATGAGAATTTAGCGCTGGATAAACCATATACGATTCATTTATCAAAGTTGCTGTACGAGAACCATCCTGGTATAGAGTTTGAAGTTGACAACAAAGGGATTTATGGAGAACTTGTTTGTGGCGAAATGACGTCAAGATTACCCAATCTTTTGAAGGAATGTGGGCCTTATGATGTAGTTATTATATTGGGAGGAACTAATGACATTATTGAACCAAAACAAGGGTTGGAAAATGCTCTCTTCGAGGGAATCAAGATGTTGCACTCCAGGGTCAAAGGTCATGGGGCAAAGTGCATTGCCCTCACAATACCAGAAACTGACTTTTATTTTCATGATTTAGGAAAGAGAGGTCTGTCGTGGGTTAAGGCAGAAGGAGAGAGAATTCGGTTGGAAGTAAATGAAAACCTGAGAAAGTATGTTGACCAAGGTGACAGCTCAGTGATTTTGTGTGACCTGGAAAAGAAATTTCCTCAGCAAAGTTTGAGCAAGGAAGATTTAGGGAAATTTTGGAGTGATGGCTTACATTTCACAGAGGAGGGCTATGAGAAAATGGCAAGAATAATATATCAAGATATGaagcaattttttctttcagatataatttttttaaataaggtCTAA